In one Bordetella pertussis 18323 genomic region, the following are encoded:
- a CDS encoding ATP-dependent DNA helicase, with amino-acid sequence MLDLDISEFFADDGPLARAMPGYRPRQSQVELAQAIDSAIAARATLVAEAGTGIGKTWAYLVPAFAQGGKVLISTGTRTLQDQLFARDLPKVRQALAAPVTAALLKGRGNYVCHYHLDRLQGDDRALKSRAEIGQLRQIQVFAGISKTGDRAELAQVPEDADIWQRVTSTRENCLGQECPRIRDCFVVKARRQAQEADVVVVNHALFMADLVLREEGVTDLLPEVDTVIFDEAHQLPDTATRFLGSSVSTHQLLDFARTLEAAGLAYAREAAKWSDVGRQVETAARELRLACAPLERLPGRKATFEAMPDPDEFDAALASLREVLDAAVRALSGVAEKHPDLAAAARAGAEISVRLSRWATPPRHAAQAAEHDEGWGRDDQGVAVAAPSEALLAEAAAAANWSGPAVRWVEHGQHHVRLHAAPLSVAQAFSRYRKPGQAWILMSATLSVYGDFGHFTRQLGLEDARTGRWESPFDYPAQGLLFVPRDMPEPQSPRFVERFVENLLPLLEASPGGALVLCTTLRAVDKVAQLLTDAFADAGHDWPLLRQGEATRRDLLERFCKLEHPVLVGSASFWEGIDLPGDVLTLVAIDKLPFAPPDDPVIEARLRACRLRGGNPFAEYQLPEAAISLKQGAGRLIRTETDWGVLMVGDARLVEKPYGKRLWRGLPPFARTRDMNEALAFYARMGEAEP; translated from the coding sequence ATGCTGGACCTCGACATTTCGGAATTCTTCGCGGACGACGGCCCGCTGGCGCGCGCCATGCCGGGCTACCGGCCGCGGCAGTCGCAGGTCGAGCTGGCGCAGGCCATAGACAGCGCCATCGCGGCGCGCGCCACCCTGGTGGCCGAGGCCGGCACCGGCATCGGCAAGACCTGGGCCTATCTGGTGCCCGCCTTCGCGCAAGGCGGCAAGGTGCTGATTTCCACCGGCACGCGCACCCTGCAGGACCAGCTGTTCGCGCGCGACCTGCCGAAGGTGCGGCAGGCGCTGGCCGCGCCGGTGACGGCCGCGCTGCTCAAGGGGCGCGGCAACTATGTCTGCCACTACCACCTCGACCGCCTGCAGGGCGACGACCGCGCCTTGAAGTCGCGCGCCGAGATCGGCCAGCTGCGCCAGATCCAGGTGTTTGCCGGCATCAGCAAGACCGGCGATCGCGCCGAGCTGGCGCAGGTGCCCGAAGACGCCGATATCTGGCAACGCGTGACCTCCACGCGCGAGAACTGCCTGGGCCAGGAGTGCCCGCGCATCCGCGACTGCTTCGTGGTCAAGGCGCGCCGCCAGGCGCAGGAGGCCGACGTGGTGGTCGTGAACCATGCGCTGTTCATGGCCGACCTGGTGCTGCGCGAGGAGGGCGTGACAGACTTGCTGCCCGAAGTGGATACGGTGATTTTCGACGAGGCGCACCAATTGCCCGATACCGCGACCCGGTTCCTGGGCAGCAGTGTGTCGACTCACCAGTTGCTGGACTTCGCCCGCACGCTGGAGGCGGCCGGCCTGGCGTACGCGCGCGAAGCCGCCAAATGGAGCGATGTCGGCCGGCAGGTCGAGACCGCCGCGCGCGAGCTGCGGCTGGCCTGCGCGCCGCTGGAGCGGCTGCCCGGGCGCAAGGCGACCTTCGAGGCCATGCCGGACCCGGATGAATTCGACGCCGCGCTGGCCAGCCTGCGCGAGGTCCTCGACGCCGCGGTGCGGGCGTTGAGCGGCGTGGCGGAAAAACATCCGGACCTGGCCGCCGCCGCTCGCGCGGGCGCCGAAATTTCGGTGCGCCTGTCCCGTTGGGCCACGCCGCCGCGCCACGCGGCCCAGGCCGCCGAGCACGATGAAGGCTGGGGCCGCGACGACCAGGGCGTGGCGGTGGCCGCGCCGTCCGAGGCGCTGTTGGCCGAGGCGGCGGCCGCCGCCAACTGGAGCGGGCCGGCGGTGCGCTGGGTCGAGCATGGCCAGCATCATGTGCGCCTGCATGCGGCGCCCTTGTCGGTGGCACAGGCATTCTCGCGCTATCGCAAGCCCGGCCAAGCGTGGATTCTGATGTCGGCAACGCTATCTGTTTATGGTGATTTCGGCCATTTCACGCGGCAGCTTGGCTTGGAGGATGCCCGCACCGGACGTTGGGAGTCGCCATTCGACTACCCCGCGCAGGGCTTGCTGTTCGTGCCGCGCGATATGCCCGAGCCGCAGTCGCCCCGCTTCGTCGAGCGCTTCGTCGAGAATCTGCTGCCCTTGCTGGAAGCCAGTCCGGGCGGCGCGCTGGTGCTGTGCACGACGCTGCGCGCGGTCGACAAGGTGGCGCAGTTGCTGACCGACGCCTTCGCGGACGCGGGACACGACTGGCCGCTGTTGCGCCAGGGCGAGGCCACCCGCCGCGATCTGCTGGAACGCTTTTGCAAGCTGGAGCATCCCGTGCTGGTCGGCAGCGCCAGTTTCTGGGAGGGCATCGACCTGCCGGGCGATGTGCTGACGCTGGTGGCGATCGACAAGCTGCCGTTCGCGCCGCCCGACGACCCGGTCATCGAGGCCCGCCTGCGCGCCTGTCGGCTGCGCGGCGGCAATCCGTTTGCCGAGTACCAGTTGCCCGAGGCCGCCATTTCGCTCAAGCAGGGCGCGGGCCGCTTGATCCGCACCGAAACCGATTGGGGCGTGCTCATGGTGGGCGATGCCCGCCTGGTCGAGAAGCCTTATGGCAAGCGCCTGTGGCGCGGCCTGCCGCCGTTTGCCCGCACCCGCGACATGAACGAGGCACTGGCTTTCTACGCCCGCATGGGCGAGGCCGAACCATAA
- a CDS encoding outer membrane protein assembly factor BamD — protein sequence MALRAAIALSTILIVAGCGSSSTKYDKTAGWSAEQLYADAKQEVAAGNWTDARERLTAIESRYPFGTYAQQALIELAYVNWKDGENEQALAAIDRFQQLYPNHPGTDYVLYLKGLVNFTPASAFMSNLTGQDPAERDPKGLRASYDAFNELVQRFPNSKYTPDAQKRMTWLVNAIAMNEVHVARYYYERGAYVAAANRAQTVITDFEGAPASEEALYIMVESYDKLGMTELKGDAERVLDQNYPNSKFKTQGLSADKSWWNPFSWR from the coding sequence GTGGCCCTGCGCGCGGCGATCGCGCTGTCAACCATTCTGATCGTGGCCGGCTGCGGCTCGTCAAGCACCAAATACGACAAGACCGCGGGCTGGAGCGCCGAACAGTTGTACGCCGACGCCAAGCAGGAAGTCGCGGCGGGCAACTGGACCGATGCCCGGGAGCGCCTGACCGCCATCGAAAGCCGCTACCCGTTCGGCACGTACGCCCAGCAGGCCCTGATCGAACTGGCTTACGTCAACTGGAAAGACGGCGAGAACGAACAGGCGCTGGCCGCCATCGACCGCTTCCAGCAGCTCTATCCCAACCACCCGGGCACGGACTACGTGCTGTACCTGAAGGGGCTGGTCAACTTCACGCCGGCCAGCGCCTTCATGAGCAACCTGACCGGCCAGGACCCCGCCGAGCGCGATCCCAAGGGCCTGCGCGCGTCCTACGATGCGTTCAACGAACTGGTCCAGCGCTTCCCCAACAGCAAGTACACGCCCGATGCGCAGAAGCGCATGACCTGGCTGGTCAACGCCATCGCCATGAACGAAGTCCACGTGGCGCGCTACTACTACGAGCGGGGCGCCTACGTGGCGGCCGCCAACCGGGCGCAGACCGTGATCACCGATTTCGAGGGGGCCCCCGCCTCGGAAGAAGCGCTCTATATCATGGTCGAGTCGTATGACAAGCTGGGAATGACCGAACTGAAGGGCGACGCCGAACGCGTGCTCGACCAGAACTATCCCAACAGCAAATTCAAGACGCAAGGCCTGTCGGCCGACAAGAGCTGGTGGAACCCGTTCTCGTGGCGCTGA
- a CDS encoding RluA family pseudouridine synthase — MSDTAASVDLLSDDEPLLLTVPPDTPADRLDKVLAGLLPGHSRSRLQGWIEAGYVLVNGAQAKVRQAVGPGDVLSVWEQPAPESRAFAPEPVAFDVVAESPDWIVVDKPAGLVTHPGAGNWSGTLLNGLLHRYPELARVARAGIVHRLDKDTSGLMVVARNERAQTHLVRQLQARTMGRQYIALAHGWLGAAGTVDRPIGRDARVPVRMSVERPIAPKPAVTHFDPRRRGCAEGGARVSEVLCRLETGRTHQIRVHLASLGHPLLADTLYGGKPLAGATRQMLHARALHFDDPGGAGEVSFEAGVPADMSDVQEALAWNA, encoded by the coding sequence ATGTCTGATACAGCCGCCAGTGTAGACCTGCTTTCCGACGACGAACCGCTGCTGCTCACGGTGCCGCCGGATACCCCGGCAGACCGCCTGGACAAGGTGCTGGCGGGGCTGTTGCCGGGCCATTCGCGCAGCCGGCTGCAGGGCTGGATCGAGGCCGGTTACGTTTTGGTAAACGGCGCCCAGGCCAAGGTGCGCCAGGCGGTCGGCCCCGGCGACGTCCTGTCGGTCTGGGAGCAGCCGGCCCCGGAAAGCCGGGCTTTCGCGCCCGAACCGGTGGCTTTCGACGTGGTGGCCGAAAGCCCCGATTGGATCGTGGTGGACAAGCCGGCGGGGCTGGTGACGCATCCCGGGGCGGGCAACTGGAGCGGCACGCTGCTCAACGGCCTGCTGCACCGTTATCCCGAACTGGCGCGCGTGGCGCGTGCCGGCATCGTGCACCGGCTCGACAAGGACACGTCCGGCCTGATGGTGGTGGCGCGCAACGAACGGGCCCAGACCCACCTGGTACGCCAGCTGCAGGCGCGCACCATGGGCCGCCAGTACATCGCGCTGGCGCATGGCTGGCTGGGCGCCGCCGGTACCGTCGACCGTCCCATCGGCCGCGATGCGCGGGTTCCGGTACGGATGAGCGTCGAACGGCCCATCGCGCCCAAGCCGGCGGTCACGCATTTCGACCCGCGGCGGCGCGGCTGCGCCGAAGGCGGCGCCCGGGTGAGCGAGGTGCTGTGCCGGCTGGAAACCGGCCGTACCCACCAGATCCGCGTGCACCTGGCCAGCCTGGGGCATCCCCTGCTTGCCGACACGCTGTACGGCGGCAAGCCGCTGGCCGGCGCCACGCGCCAGATGCTGCACGCGCGGGCCCTGCATTTCGATGATCCGGGCGGCGCGGGCGAAGTCAGCTTCGAGGCCGGCGTGCCCGCCGATATGTCCGACGTCCAGGAAGCCTTGGCATGGAACGCCTGA
- the pgeF gene encoding peptidoglycan editing factor PgeF encodes MERLIHDLPVITGPQWAGVNYFCTTRAGGAGVAPHDTLNLGLRAGDRPETVAENRRRVRAAVPAEPLWLRQVHGHEVVDADAGPPHEPAADASVTAAPGRVLAIMVADCLPVVIADQDGTVLGAAHAGWRGLAGGVLENTLRAMQAKVPDARGWRAWIGPGIGPAAFEVGADVLQAFAADGPEAAALFAPRPGLPGKWLADLPGLALLRLRRAGVQAQSCGLCTVQDSRFFSYRRDRETGRMALLAWLDAR; translated from the coding sequence ATGGAACGCCTGATACACGATCTGCCCGTCATCACCGGTCCGCAATGGGCGGGAGTGAACTATTTCTGCACCACGCGCGCCGGCGGGGCGGGCGTCGCGCCGCACGATACCCTCAACTTGGGGCTGCGCGCGGGCGATCGTCCCGAAACGGTGGCCGAGAATCGCCGCCGGGTGCGCGCCGCGGTGCCGGCCGAGCCCCTGTGGCTGCGCCAGGTACACGGCCACGAGGTGGTCGACGCCGACGCCGGCCCGCCGCATGAACCCGCCGCCGATGCCAGCGTCACGGCCGCGCCCGGGCGCGTGCTGGCCATCATGGTTGCCGATTGCCTGCCCGTGGTCATCGCCGACCAGGACGGCACCGTGCTGGGCGCGGCGCACGCCGGCTGGCGCGGCCTTGCCGGCGGCGTGCTGGAAAACACCTTGCGCGCCATGCAGGCCAAGGTGCCGGACGCGCGCGGCTGGCGCGCCTGGATCGGGCCCGGCATCGGGCCGGCGGCATTCGAGGTGGGGGCCGATGTGCTGCAAGCCTTTGCGGCCGACGGCCCCGAGGCCGCGGCCCTGTTCGCGCCGCGCCCGGGCCTGCCGGGCAAATGGCTGGCCGACCTGCCCGGACTGGCGCTGCTGCGCTTGCGGCGCGCTGGCGTACAGGCGCAATCCTGCGGTTTGTGCACGGTGCAGGACTCGCGATTTTTTTCGTATCGGCGAGATCGGGAAACCGGCCGGATGGCTTTGCTGGCCTGGCTCGACGCCCGGTAA
- a CDS encoding PHA/PHB synthase family protein produces MNAHLSAAWPVPVSVAPDALAEIQADFSREWLRLCDEAKRGVLGAPADKRFAGAAWLDDRQRLLMAHAYLLSARAMARLVEAAQVSEPMRNRLRFSVMQWVDAMSPANFLAFNPDAQRAIVESAGRTLQEGMANLLNDIQRGRISQTDETQFEIGRNVATTPGHVVFENSLMQLIQYAPQTAKVCERPLVIVPPNINKYYILDLQPENSFVRYAVEQGHTVFIISWRNPLAADTDGVDTATWSEYLDDAVLKALAVASDISGQPQVNALGFCVGGTMLASALALAQVRGERPVASLTLLTSLLDFHDTGILKVFVDEAHALLRDHQYGQRGLMPARDLATTFSFLRPNELVWNYVVSNYLKGKTPPAFDLLFWNADSTNLPGPFFAWYFRNTYLENNLKVPGRARVAGVPLDLTRLDMPAYLYGSREDHIVPWPSAYASTQLLRGPMRFVLGASGHIAGVINPPAKQRRSYWVNESAGAVSHDLPGDPNAWLAGAVEHAGSWWPDWTAWLAGHGGKQVAAPAQAGNKRFRPIEPAPGRYVKVRAV; encoded by the coding sequence GTGAACGCCCATCTTTCCGCTGCATGGCCCGTCCCGGTGAGCGTGGCACCGGACGCTCTGGCAGAAATCCAGGCCGATTTCTCTCGCGAATGGCTGCGCCTGTGTGACGAGGCCAAGCGTGGCGTACTGGGCGCTCCGGCCGACAAGCGCTTTGCCGGCGCAGCCTGGCTGGACGACCGCCAGCGCCTGCTGATGGCGCATGCCTATCTGCTGTCGGCCCGTGCAATGGCGCGCCTGGTCGAGGCGGCGCAGGTCAGCGAACCCATGCGCAACCGTTTGCGCTTCTCGGTCATGCAATGGGTCGATGCCATGTCGCCGGCCAACTTCCTGGCCTTCAATCCGGATGCGCAGCGCGCCATCGTCGAAAGCGCCGGCCGCACCTTGCAGGAAGGCATGGCCAACCTGCTCAACGACATCCAGCGCGGCCGCATCAGCCAAACGGACGAGACACAGTTCGAAATCGGCCGCAACGTGGCCACCACGCCCGGCCATGTGGTGTTCGAGAACAGCCTGATGCAGCTCATCCAGTACGCGCCGCAGACCGCCAAGGTCTGCGAGCGGCCGCTGGTGATCGTGCCGCCGAACATCAACAAGTACTACATCCTCGACCTGCAGCCCGAGAACTCCTTCGTCCGGTATGCGGTGGAGCAGGGCCATACGGTGTTCATCATCTCGTGGCGCAATCCGCTGGCGGCCGATACCGACGGCGTGGATACCGCCACCTGGAGCGAATACCTCGACGACGCGGTGCTCAAGGCGCTGGCGGTGGCCAGCGACATCAGCGGCCAGCCGCAGGTCAACGCGCTGGGCTTCTGCGTCGGCGGCACCATGCTGGCCTCGGCGCTGGCGCTGGCCCAGGTGCGCGGCGAGCGTCCGGTGGCCTCGCTCACGCTGCTGACCTCGCTGCTGGATTTCCACGATACCGGCATCCTGAAGGTGTTCGTCGACGAGGCGCATGCCTTGCTGCGCGACCACCAGTACGGACAGCGCGGCTTGATGCCTGCCCGCGATCTGGCCACCACGTTTTCGTTCCTGCGCCCCAACGAACTGGTCTGGAACTACGTCGTCTCCAATTACCTGAAAGGCAAGACACCGCCTGCGTTCGACCTGCTGTTCTGGAATGCCGACAGCACCAACCTGCCGGGGCCGTTCTTCGCCTGGTATTTCCGCAACACGTATCTCGAGAACAATCTCAAGGTGCCCGGACGGGCGCGTGTCGCGGGCGTGCCGCTGGACCTGACCCGGCTCGACATGCCCGCCTACCTGTACGGGTCGCGCGAGGACCACATCGTGCCCTGGCCGTCGGCCTACGCATCGACGCAATTGCTGCGCGGTCCCATGCGTTTCGTGCTGGGCGCTTCCGGCCATATTGCCGGGGTGATCAATCCGCCGGCCAAGCAGCGGCGCAGCTATTGGGTGAATGAATCGGCCGGCGCAGTGTCCCACGACCTGCCTGGCGATCCCAACGCCTGGCTGGCCGGCGCGGTCGAGCACGCGGGCAGCTGGTGGCCCGACTGGACCGCCTGGCTGGCCGGGCATGGCGGCAAGCAGGTCGCCGCGCCCGCGCAGGCGGGCAACAAACGGTTCCGGCCGATCGAGCCGGCGCCGGGACGTTATGTGAAAGTAAGAGCGGTTTGA
- the phbB gene encoding acetoacetyl-CoA reductase, with product MSGKLAYVTGGMGGIGTAICQRLAKDGFRVVAGCGPSRNYQQWLDEQAAQGYTFYASVGNVSDWESTVKAFERVTADLGQVDVLVNNAGITRDGLFRKMSVDDWRAVIDTNLNSLFNVTKQVLDGMVERQWGRIVNISSVNGQKGQFGQTNYSTAKAGIHGFTMALAQEVASKGITVNTISPGYIGTDMVRAIRPDVLEKIVATIPVRRLGTPEEIASMTSWLASDESGFATGADFSLNGGLHMG from the coding sequence ATGAGCGGAAAATTGGCATATGTGACGGGCGGCATGGGCGGTATCGGTACCGCGATCTGCCAGCGGTTGGCCAAGGACGGCTTCCGGGTGGTGGCGGGGTGCGGCCCCAGCCGCAACTATCAGCAGTGGCTCGACGAGCAGGCGGCCCAGGGCTATACGTTCTACGCATCGGTGGGCAACGTGTCCGACTGGGAGTCCACCGTCAAGGCTTTCGAGCGCGTCACGGCCGACCTGGGCCAGGTCGACGTGCTGGTCAACAACGCCGGCATCACGCGTGACGGCCTGTTCCGCAAGATGTCGGTGGACGACTGGCGCGCGGTGATCGACACCAACCTGAACAGCCTGTTCAACGTGACCAAGCAGGTGCTCGACGGGATGGTGGAGCGCCAATGGGGGCGCATCGTCAACATCAGCTCGGTCAATGGCCAGAAAGGGCAGTTCGGCCAGACCAACTACTCGACCGCCAAGGCGGGTATCCATGGTTTCACCATGGCCCTGGCCCAGGAGGTCGCCAGCAAGGGCATTACCGTCAACACCATTTCGCCGGGCTACATCGGGACCGACATGGTGCGGGCCATCCGTCCCGACGTGCTGGAGAAAATCGTCGCGACGATTCCGGTGCGCCGGCTGGGTACGCCCGAGGAAATCGCGTCCATGACGTCCTGGCTGGCGTCGGATGAATCGGGTTTTGCCACGGGCGCGGATTTCTCGCTCAATGGCGGCCTGCACATGGGTTGA
- the phaR gene encoding polyhydroxyalkanoate synthesis repressor PhaR: MTQAQTGAALRLIKKYPNRRLYDTQTSTYITLADVKQLVLANENFQVVDAKSGEDLTRSILLQIILEEESGGMPMFSSNMLAQIIRFYGHAMQGIMGSYLEKNIQAFMEIQQRMAEQSKGLYGSQFGPEAWTQFMNVQTPMLQKMMNNYIDQSKNLFVQMQDQMQDQTRAMFSNFPFTPPGGDGPQGGRGK; this comes from the coding sequence ATGACGCAAGCACAAACTGGCGCCGCCCTGCGCCTGATCAAGAAGTATCCCAACCGCCGGCTGTACGACACGCAAACCAGCACCTACATCACGCTAGCCGATGTCAAGCAGCTGGTTCTGGCCAACGAGAACTTCCAGGTTGTCGATGCCAAGAGCGGAGAGGATCTCACGCGCAGTATCCTGCTGCAGATCATTCTCGAAGAGGAAAGCGGCGGCATGCCCATGTTCTCGTCCAACATGCTGGCGCAGATCATCCGCTTCTACGGCCACGCCATGCAGGGCATCATGGGTTCGTACCTGGAAAAGAACATCCAGGCGTTCATGGAAATCCAGCAGCGCATGGCCGAGCAGTCCAAGGGGCTGTACGGCAGCCAGTTCGGGCCCGAGGCCTGGACGCAGTTCATGAACGTGCAGACGCCGATGCTGCAGAAGATGATGAACAACTACATCGACCAGAGCAAGAACCTGTTCGTCCAGATGCAGGACCAGATGCAGGATCAGACCCGGGCGATGTTCTCGAATTTCCCGTTCACGCCGCCGGGCGGCGATGGCCCGCAAGGCGGGCGCGGCAAGTAG
- a CDS encoding iron transporter produces the protein MMKKALLLALALSLPGAAFAAEYPIGKPAEKGGMEIGAVYLQPIEMDPPGMMRAAKDSDVHLEADIHATAGNATGFPEGEWVPYLVVKYEVQKVGSDKVQKGTFMPMVANDGPHYGDNVKLDGPGKYKLKYTIMPPTADKMNHFGRHIDKETGVGPWFEPFDLEYEFVFAGTGKKGGY, from the coding sequence ATGATGAAGAAAGCCTTGCTACTTGCGCTTGCCCTGAGCCTGCCTGGCGCCGCGTTCGCGGCCGAGTATCCGATCGGCAAGCCGGCCGAGAAGGGCGGCATGGAAATCGGCGCGGTCTATCTGCAGCCCATCGAGATGGATCCCCCCGGCATGATGCGCGCCGCCAAGGACTCCGACGTCCACCTGGAAGCCGACATCCACGCCACCGCGGGCAACGCCACGGGCTTTCCGGAAGGCGAGTGGGTGCCTTACCTGGTCGTCAAGTACGAAGTGCAGAAGGTCGGCAGCGACAAGGTCCAGAAGGGCACCTTCATGCCCATGGTGGCCAACGACGGCCCGCACTATGGCGACAACGTCAAGCTGGACGGTCCCGGCAAGTACAAGCTGAAGTACACCATCATGCCGCCGACCGCCGACAAGATGAACCACTTCGGCCGCCATATCGACAAGGAAACCGGCGTGGGCCCGTGGTTCGAGCCGTTCGACCTCGAGTATGAATTCGTCTTTGCCGGCACCGGCAAGAAGGGCGGGTACTGA
- a CDS encoding cupredoxin domain-containing protein encodes MRAPAAALLAMALGLGAPLAARAADLPTFTLTFQPDGTFEPARLEVPAGRFKIELINASNEPVEFESIPLRKEKVLGPGVKSFVVITISRPGEYPFFDDFHQDVKGTLVVKPKD; translated from the coding sequence GTGCGTGCTCCGGCGGCGGCCTTGCTGGCCATGGCATTGGGGCTGGGCGCGCCGCTGGCGGCGCGCGCCGCCGACCTGCCTACGTTCACCCTGACGTTCCAGCCCGACGGCACGTTCGAGCCGGCCCGCCTCGAGGTGCCGGCGGGGCGCTTCAAGATCGAACTGATCAACGCCAGCAACGAACCGGTCGAATTCGAAAGCATCCCGCTGCGCAAGGAGAAGGTGCTGGGCCCAGGCGTGAAGTCGTTCGTCGTCATCACCATCTCGCGCCCGGGCGAGTATCCCTTTTTCGACGACTTCCACCAGGACGTGAAGGGCACGCTGGTCGTCAAGCCCAAGGACTGA